A window of Onychostoma macrolepis isolate SWU-2019 chromosome 01, ASM1243209v1, whole genome shotgun sequence contains these coding sequences:
- the LOC131541604 gene encoding uncharacterized protein LOC131541604 isoform X2, with amino-acid sequence MRTITSISFSAVLGLSALWLMENSLAANITGSVGSNISVSCSYPETYQNNSKYFCQMNSSFAPGDLQCVHITRPETRSERGRLALLDDTSAHVLTANICRLAPEDSGKYWCGVDIALLPDFTSEIWITVTKEHPQEQTIDLFAEEPAEPYSRFMTMVALMCVGALFFVCLFGLFQVLRHNGRCNSGFVLQRTRTLSNPDGHQRKHRDLPDLPKVQIEKEELYRPTNPDYTNTADRDYYIDVVSAQTKDHIYTELDRNRQSQVYQSLTADSLQESIYHTIDQTKD; translated from the exons ATGAGAACCATCACGTCCATCAGTTTCTCAG CAGTTCTTGGTCTTTCAGCGCTGTGGCTGATGGAGAACTCGCTGGCTGCTAACATCACTGGATCTGTGGGAAGCAACATCTCAGTCAGCTGCAGCTATCCTGAAACCTACCAGAATAACAGCAAGTACTTCTGCCAGATGAACAGCTCGTTTGCTCCAGGAGATCTTCAGTGTGTTCACATCACCAGACCAGAGACGAGGTCTGAACGAGGGAGACTGGCTCTTCTGGATGACACCAGTGCTCATGTTCTTACTGCAAACATCTGTAGACTGGCTCCAGAAGACTCGGGAAAGTACTGGTGTGGTGTAGATATCGCTCTGCTGCCGGATTTCACCTCAGAGATCTGGATAACAGTCACCAAAG AACATCCTCAAGAGCAAACCATAGACCTGTTCGCGGAAGAGCCTGCCG AGCCTTACTCGAGGTTCATGACGATGGTGGCTTTGATGTGTGTTGGTGCCCTGTTTTTCGTGTGTCTGTTCGGTCTGTTTCAAGTGCTCAGGCACAACGGCCGCTGTAATTCAG GTTTTGTTCTCCAGCGCACCAGGACTTTATCAAACCCA GACGGCCATCAGAGAAAACACCGTGACCTTCCAGATTTACCCAAAGTTCAAATTGAAAAAGAGGAACTTTATAGACCCACAAACCCAGATTATACAAACACAGCTGACAGAGACTACTACATCGATGTTGTTTCAGCACAAACAAAAGATCATATCTACACAGAACTGGACAGAAATAGACAGAGTCAAGTGTATCAGAGTCTCACCGCTGATTCCCTTCAAGAGTCGATCTATCACACTATTGATCAGACGAAAGACTGA
- the LOC131541604 gene encoding uncharacterized protein LOC131541604 isoform X3 produces the protein MRTITSISFSVLGLSALWLMENSLAANITGSVGSNISVSCSYPETYQNNSKYFCQMNSSFAPGDLQCVHITRPETRSERGRLALLDDTSAHVLTANICRLAPEDSGKYWCGVDIALLPDFTSEIWITVTKEHPQEQTIDLFAEEPAEPYSRFMTMVALMCVGALFFVCLFGLFQVLRHNGRCNSGFVLQRTRTLSNPDGHQRKHRDLPDLPKVQIEKEELYRPTNPDYTNTADRDYYIDVVSAQTKDHIYTELDRNRQSQVYQSLTADSLQESIYHTIDQTKD, from the exons ATGAGAACCATCACGTCCATCAGTTTCTCAG TTCTTGGTCTTTCAGCGCTGTGGCTGATGGAGAACTCGCTGGCTGCTAACATCACTGGATCTGTGGGAAGCAACATCTCAGTCAGCTGCAGCTATCCTGAAACCTACCAGAATAACAGCAAGTACTTCTGCCAGATGAACAGCTCGTTTGCTCCAGGAGATCTTCAGTGTGTTCACATCACCAGACCAGAGACGAGGTCTGAACGAGGGAGACTGGCTCTTCTGGATGACACCAGTGCTCATGTTCTTACTGCAAACATCTGTAGACTGGCTCCAGAAGACTCGGGAAAGTACTGGTGTGGTGTAGATATCGCTCTGCTGCCGGATTTCACCTCAGAGATCTGGATAACAGTCACCAAAG AACATCCTCAAGAGCAAACCATAGACCTGTTCGCGGAAGAGCCTGCCG AGCCTTACTCGAGGTTCATGACGATGGTGGCTTTGATGTGTGTTGGTGCCCTGTTTTTCGTGTGTCTGTTCGGTCTGTTTCAAGTGCTCAGGCACAACGGCCGCTGTAATTCAG GTTTTGTTCTCCAGCGCACCAGGACTTTATCAAACCCA GACGGCCATCAGAGAAAACACCGTGACCTTCCAGATTTACCCAAAGTTCAAATTGAAAAAGAGGAACTTTATAGACCCACAAACCCAGATTATACAAACACAGCTGACAGAGACTACTACATCGATGTTGTTTCAGCACAAACAAAAGATCATATCTACACAGAACTGGACAGAAATAGACAGAGTCAAGTGTATCAGAGTCTCACCGCTGATTCCCTTCAAGAGTCGATCTATCACACTATTGATCAGACGAAAGACTGA
- the LOC131541604 gene encoding uncharacterized protein LOC131541604 isoform X1 produces MRTITSISFSGTISVIIYSECENGTFYYSLYLISPKFSKLTLKRHLSAVLGLSALWLMENSLAANITGSVGSNISVSCSYPETYQNNSKYFCQMNSSFAPGDLQCVHITRPETRSERGRLALLDDTSAHVLTANICRLAPEDSGKYWCGVDIALLPDFTSEIWITVTKEHPQEQTIDLFAEEPAEPYSRFMTMVALMCVGALFFVCLFGLFQVLRHNGRCNSGFVLQRTRTLSNPDGHQRKHRDLPDLPKVQIEKEELYRPTNPDYTNTADRDYYIDVVSAQTKDHIYTELDRNRQSQVYQSLTADSLQESIYHTIDQTKD; encoded by the exons ATGAGAACCATCACGTCCATCAGTTTCTCAGGTACAATATCCGTCATAATATACTCAGAATGTGAGAATGGCACTTTTTACTATTCACTGTACTTGATTTCACCAAAATTCAGTAAATTAACTCTGAAACGACATCTGTCAGCAGTTCTTGGTCTTTCAGCGCTGTGGCTGATGGAGAACTCGCTGGCTGCTAACATCACTGGATCTGTGGGAAGCAACATCTCAGTCAGCTGCAGCTATCCTGAAACCTACCAGAATAACAGCAAGTACTTCTGCCAGATGAACAGCTCGTTTGCTCCAGGAGATCTTCAGTGTGTTCACATCACCAGACCAGAGACGAGGTCTGAACGAGGGAGACTGGCTCTTCTGGATGACACCAGTGCTCATGTTCTTACTGCAAACATCTGTAGACTGGCTCCAGAAGACTCGGGAAAGTACTGGTGTGGTGTAGATATCGCTCTGCTGCCGGATTTCACCTCAGAGATCTGGATAACAGTCACCAAAG AACATCCTCAAGAGCAAACCATAGACCTGTTCGCGGAAGAGCCTGCCG AGCCTTACTCGAGGTTCATGACGATGGTGGCTTTGATGTGTGTTGGTGCCCTGTTTTTCGTGTGTCTGTTCGGTCTGTTTCAAGTGCTCAGGCACAACGGCCGCTGTAATTCAG GTTTTGTTCTCCAGCGCACCAGGACTTTATCAAACCCA GACGGCCATCAGAGAAAACACCGTGACCTTCCAGATTTACCCAAAGTTCAAATTGAAAAAGAGGAACTTTATAGACCCACAAACCCAGATTATACAAACACAGCTGACAGAGACTACTACATCGATGTTGTTTCAGCACAAACAAAAGATCATATCTACACAGAACTGGACAGAAATAGACAGAGTCAAGTGTATCAGAGTCTCACCGCTGATTCCCTTCAAGAGTCGATCTATCACACTATTGATCAGACGAAAGACTGA
- the LOC131541633 gene encoding uncharacterized protein LOC131541633 codes for MWQAGVFCFCIYTACLLDTSCAKIGYEGKYVTFKAIYPPDYETNTKYFGKTDGFFFFEKLVQTSHPNWWAKQGRFALFDNTSTHVLTAAILRLAAEDSGNYSFGVDIKLLPDLTGDEIQLTVVRGEAQRPTTPAKVIVYSTSSPANITAQNWAKTRDQESYTRFVTVLSLVCVCTLLVVFPFILFKVKKWPPACKLSVSVSYHTRKTSAQVVDEYVKMSSVVLTNSPMTQSDKDSVVEDFHRTANIEAAPNTDACYVDLAQQSVYQSID; via the exons ATGTGGCAAGCAGGAGTCTTTTGTTTCTGCATCTATACAG CCTGTCTACTGGATACTAGCTGTGCTAAGATCGGATATGAAGGAAAATACGTAACCTTTAAAGCCATTTATCCACCGGACTACGAGACAAACACCAAGTACTTCGGCAAAACTGATGGTTTCTTCTTCTTTGAGAAACTGGTTCAGACGTCTCATCCCAACTGGTGGGCAAAACAGGGGCGATTCGCACTATTCGACAACACGTCCACGCACGTCCTTACGGCCGCCATCTTGAGATTGGCCGCAGAGGATTCTGGCAATTATTCGTTCGGCGTGGATATTAAACTGCTGCCTGATCTGACTGGTGATGAAATACAACTGACTGTCGTTAGAG GTGAAGCACAGAGACCCACAACTCCAGCAAAAG TGATTGTCTACAGCACAAGCAGTCCTGCAAATATCACAGCACAGAACTGGGCCAAGACTAGAGATCAGG AATCTTACACCAGATTTGTGACAGTATTGAGTCTGGTGTGTGTTTGCACACTTCTGGTTGTGTTTCCATTCATtctgtttaaagttaaaaaatggCCTCCTGCCTGCAAGCTATCAG TTTCTGTGTCTTATCACACCAGGAAGACATCAGCTCAAGTTGTT GACGAGTATGTGAAAATGAGTTCAGTCGTCCTTACAAACTCACCCATGACTCAAAGTGATAAAGATTCAGTTGTCGAGGACTTTCACAGGACTGCAAACATAGAAGCAGCACCCAACACAGATGCCTGCTACGTAGATCTCGCACAACAGTCCGTTTATCAGAGTATTGATTAA